A region from the Medicago truncatula cultivar Jemalong A17 chromosome 6, MtrunA17r5.0-ANR, whole genome shotgun sequence genome encodes:
- the LOC120580868 gene encoding putative F-box protein At3g16210, whose product MMRSTNSVTAEKVSNYIHDDLAFSILSKLPLKSLKRFSCVRKSWSRLFENPNFMNMYRNYFISSTYEEDGSYPVLMRRMVHHVLYLLFGERFENKVKLDWPPPFQEDNIGIHILGPVINDNFCLYQGREPVVILWNPGTEEYKVLPPSPTESPVIYEEVYYYVHGFGYDHVRDDYKVIRYVEYLDVRDDFEDDMEGEPISLLRDDMWEIYNLRSNSWRKLDLDLPRAHRGWVGVYVYMNGVCHWYQDEFEHKGYLVSFDLSNEVYCTTPLPLYMNDGFDSVFLLRYLMVLNDHIALISNYVEMTTFHISILGELGVKESWTKLFIIGPLPCIEHPIGEGKNGDLFFSRKDGELVRYNLSTQVIDELGLKGEFSCCQIVNYMESSLPIGQIID is encoded by the coding sequence ATGATGAGATCAACGAATTCTGTTACAGCTGAAAAGGTTAGCAATTATATTCATGATGATCTTGCATTTTCCATTCTGTCCAAATTGCCTCTTAAATCTTTGAAACGGTTTAGTTGCGTACGTAAATCATGGTCTCGCTTATTTGAAAATCCTAATTTCATGAACATGTACCGTAATTATTTCATATCTAGTACTTATGAGGAGGATGGTTCATATCCCGTACTTATGAGGAGGATGGTTCATCATGTGTTATATTTGCTTTTTGGTGAGAGGTTTGAGAATAAGGTCAAATTAGATTGGCCACCTCCATTTCAAGAGGATAATATAGGTATTCATATTCTAGGTCCGGTTATTAACGACAATTTTTGTCTCTATCAAGGACGAGAACCTGTTGTTATATTATGGAACCCAGGTACCGAGGAATACAAGGTCCTTCCTCCCAGCCCTACCGAATCACCTGTAATTTATGAGGAAGTCTATTATTATGTTCATGGATTTGGTTATGACCATGTTAGAGATGACTACAAAGTCATTCGATACGTAGAATATCTAGATGTacgtgatgattttgaagatgaTATGGAAGGTGAGCCAATTAGCCTGTTACGTGACGACATGTGGGAGATATATAACCTAAGAAGCAACTCTTGGAGAAAACTTGATCTGGATCTGCCTCGTGCTCATCGCGGTTGGGTAGGTGTCTACGTGTACATGAATGGAGTATGTCATTGGTATCAAGATGAATTTGAGCATAAGGGatatttggtgtcatttgaCTTAAGCAATGAGGTGTATTGTACAACACCCCTGCCCTTGTATATGAATGATGGTTTTGATTCTGTATTTTTGTTGAGATACTTGATGGTATTAAATGACCACATTGCTTTGATCTCAAACTATGTAGAAATGACTACTTTTCACATATCTATTTTGGGTGAACTCGGTGTGAAGGAGTCTTGGACTAAACTCTTCATTATTGGGCCTTTACCTTGCATTGAGCATCCTATTGGAGAGGGAAAGAATGGTGATTTATTCTTCAGTAGAAAAGATGGCGAACTAGTCAGGTATAATTTAAGCACCCAAGTGATTGATGAGCTTGGTCTTAAAGGGGAATTTAGTTGTTGTCAGATTGTCAATTACATGGAAAGCTCTCTTCCTATTGGACAAATAATTGATTGA